The Xanthomonas sp. DAR 34887 genome has a segment encoding these proteins:
- the greB gene encoding transcription elongation factor GreB codes for MSRWRPPAEKSTALITAEGHAQLKAELDELWRVRRPEVVKALAAAAAEGDRSENAEYTYRKKQLGEIDRRVRYLSKRLEALRVVDTAPSDPQAVFFGAVVELEDADSGELRRYRIVGPDETDAGRGWISIDSPLARALLKKRIDDEIEAQLPGGRHSFVVVSVDYAGR; via the coding sequence ATGAGCCGCTGGCGTCCCCCTGCCGAAAAGAGCACCGCCCTGATCACCGCCGAAGGCCACGCCCAGCTCAAGGCCGAGCTGGATGAGCTGTGGCGCGTACGCCGCCCGGAGGTGGTCAAGGCGCTGGCCGCGGCCGCGGCCGAGGGCGACCGCTCGGAGAACGCCGAGTACACCTACCGCAAGAAGCAGTTGGGCGAGATCGACCGCCGCGTGCGCTACCTGAGCAAGCGCCTGGAAGCGCTGCGGGTGGTGGACACCGCGCCGTCCGATCCGCAGGCGGTGTTCTTCGGCGCGGTGGTCGAGCTGGAAGACGCCGACAGCGGCGAGCTGCGGCGCTACCGCATCGTCGGCCCGGACGAGACCGATGCCGGCCGCGGCTGGATCAGCATCGATTCGCCACTGGCGCGGGCGCTGCTGAAGAAGCGCATCGACGACGAGATCGAGGCGCAGCTGCCCGGCGGCCGCCACAGCTTCGTGGTGGTGTCGGTGGACTACGCGGGGCGCTGA
- a CDS encoding dienelactone hydrolase family protein encodes MGHWTTLDTPHGQVSAWHAVPEGAPRGGLVLIQEIFGVTDYIREVADYYAAQGYEVLAPGLFDPVEKDMQLNYDQDGVRKGLELVGALGFDKALDIVQAAAQALAPAGKVGALGYCWGGSVALLAALRLGLPSVSYYGGRNTQFLDETPKAPVLFHFGAQDSSIPPDSVQQHREKLPQMQTYVYPAGHGFDRHVDPNHYDADSAASARERSLAFLADQLR; translated from the coding sequence ATGGGCCACTGGACTACCCTCGATACCCCGCACGGCCAGGTCTCCGCCTGGCACGCTGTGCCGGAAGGCGCCCCGCGCGGCGGCCTGGTGCTCATCCAGGAGATCTTCGGCGTCACCGACTACATCCGCGAAGTCGCCGACTACTACGCCGCGCAAGGCTACGAAGTGCTGGCGCCGGGCCTGTTCGATCCGGTGGAGAAGGACATGCAACTGAACTACGACCAGGACGGCGTGCGCAAGGGCCTGGAACTGGTCGGCGCGCTAGGCTTCGACAAGGCGCTGGACATCGTGCAGGCCGCGGCGCAGGCGCTGGCGCCGGCCGGCAAGGTCGGCGCCCTCGGCTACTGCTGGGGCGGCAGCGTCGCGCTGCTGGCGGCACTGCGGCTGGGCCTGCCGTCGGTGAGCTACTACGGCGGGCGCAACACCCAGTTCCTCGACGAGACGCCGAAGGCGCCGGTGCTGTTCCATTTCGGCGCGCAGGACAGCAGCATCCCGCCGGACTCGGTGCAGCAGCACCGCGAGAAATTGCCACAGATGCAGACCTACGTGTATCCAGCCGGGCATGGCTTCGACCGTCACGTCGATCCAAACCACTACGACGCCGACAGCGCCGCCAGCGCACGCGAACGCAGCCTGGCGTTTCTCGCCGACCAGTTGCGCTGA
- a CDS encoding helicase HerA-like domain-containing protein encodes MDPILLGKGLTDDIAVLLQPRLGNRHGLVAGATGTGKTVTLMTLAEGFSRIGVPVFMADVKGDVAGLAVAGDGSEKVLQRAKDIGVTDYAPAANPVVFWDLYGQLGHPVRTTVSEMGPTLLARILELNDTQAGVLDIVFKLADDRGLLLLDLDDLRALLALVVEQRKDISTEYGLVSAPSVAAIQRALLRLAQDGGEGFFGEPALDLADLMRVGSDGRGVIGILAAAQLVLKPRLYSTFLLWLLSELFERLPEVGDLDKPKLVFVFDEAHLLFDDAPPALVQRIEQVVRLIRSKGVGVYFCSQFPDDVPDNILGQLGNRVQHALRAYTPRDQKAVRTAAETFVANPKLDVAKTISQLGTGEALVSTLQDKGVPMPVQQTLIAPPRCRMGAISDTERAQLRTASVVGTRYDTPVNRDSAAEMLARRVEQVAEKAAAPAARTREQDDAHDSGFGQAVKDAVFGTKRRQGMLEAMAKQTSRTVGNRIGQQIVRGIFGSIFGGKR; translated from the coding sequence ATGGACCCGATCCTGCTGGGCAAAGGCCTGACCGACGACATCGCGGTGCTGCTGCAGCCGCGCCTGGGCAACCGCCACGGTCTGGTCGCCGGGGCCACCGGCACCGGCAAGACGGTGACCCTGATGACCCTGGCCGAGGGCTTCTCGCGGATCGGCGTGCCGGTGTTCATGGCCGACGTGAAGGGCGACGTGGCCGGGCTGGCGGTGGCCGGCGACGGCAGCGAGAAAGTGCTGCAGCGCGCCAAGGACATCGGCGTGACCGACTACGCCCCGGCCGCCAACCCGGTGGTGTTCTGGGACCTGTACGGCCAGCTCGGGCACCCGGTGCGCACCACCGTCAGCGAGATGGGGCCGACCCTGCTGGCGCGGATCCTGGAACTCAACGACACCCAGGCCGGCGTGCTCGACATCGTGTTCAAGCTGGCCGACGACCGCGGCCTGCTGCTGCTCGACCTGGACGACCTGCGCGCGCTGCTGGCGCTGGTGGTGGAGCAGCGCAAGGACATCTCCACCGAATACGGCCTGGTCAGCGCGCCGTCGGTGGCGGCGATCCAGCGCGCGCTGCTGCGCCTGGCGCAGGACGGCGGCGAAGGCTTCTTCGGCGAACCGGCGCTGGACCTGGCCGACCTGATGCGGGTCGGCAGCGACGGCCGCGGCGTGATCGGCATCCTCGCCGCCGCGCAACTGGTGCTCAAGCCGCGCCTGTATTCGACCTTCCTGCTGTGGCTGCTGTCGGAACTGTTCGAACGGCTGCCGGAAGTGGGCGACCTGGACAAACCCAAGCTGGTGTTCGTGTTCGACGAGGCGCACCTGCTGTTCGACGACGCCCCGCCGGCGCTGGTGCAACGCATCGAACAAGTGGTGCGGCTGATCCGCTCCAAGGGCGTGGGCGTGTACTTCTGTTCGCAGTTTCCCGACGACGTGCCGGACAACATCCTCGGCCAGCTCGGCAACCGCGTGCAGCACGCGCTGCGCGCCTACACCCCGCGCGACCAGAAGGCGGTACGCACCGCCGCCGAGACCTTCGTCGCCAATCCCAAATTGGACGTGGCCAAGACCATCTCCCAGCTCGGCACCGGCGAGGCCTTGGTCTCGACGCTGCAGGACAAGGGCGTGCCGATGCCGGTGCAGCAGACCCTGATCGCCCCGCCGCGCTGCCGGATGGGCGCGATCTCCGACACCGAGCGTGCGCAGCTACGCACCGCCAGCGTGGTCGGCACCCGCTACGACACCCCGGTCAACCGCGATTCGGCGGCGGAAATGCTGGCGCGCCGGGTCGAACAGGTGGCCGAGAAGGCCGCGGCACCGGCGGCGCGCACGCGCGAGCAGGACGACGCGCACGACAGCGGCTTCGGTCAGGCGGTCAAGGACGCGGTATTCGGCACCAAGCGCCGCCAGGGCATGCTCGAGGCGATGGCCAAGCAGACCTCGCGCACCGTCGGCAACCGCATCGGCCAGCAGATCGTGCGCGGCATCTTCGGCAGCATCTTCGGCGGCAAACGCTGA
- the nudK gene encoding GDP-mannose pyrophosphatase NudK, with protein MNLPATGNPRVRIEKVEVLSDNWYVLRKVTFDFQRRDGSWQTLSREAYDRGNGATILLYSRAKQTVMLTRQFRLPTLLNGNPDGMLIEACAGLLDQHDAQTCIRKETEEETGYRIENVRKVFEAFMSPGSVTGKLYFFVGEYFDRDRVGAGGGVAAEGEESEVLELPLDAALAMIESGAIADGKTIMLLQYAKLQGLLA; from the coding sequence TTGAACCTACCCGCCACAGGCAATCCGCGCGTGCGTATCGAAAAGGTCGAGGTGCTGTCCGACAACTGGTACGTGCTGCGCAAGGTCACCTTCGATTTCCAGCGCCGCGACGGCAGCTGGCAGACGCTGTCGCGCGAGGCCTACGATCGCGGCAACGGCGCTACCATCCTGCTCTACAGCCGCGCCAAGCAGACGGTGATGCTGACCCGCCAGTTCCGGCTGCCGACGCTGCTCAACGGCAATCCCGACGGCATGCTCATCGAAGCCTGCGCCGGACTGCTCGACCAGCACGATGCGCAGACCTGCATCCGCAAGGAGACCGAAGAGGAAACCGGCTACCGGATCGAGAATGTGCGCAAGGTGTTCGAGGCGTTCATGAGTCCGGGCTCGGTCACCGGAAAGCTGTATTTCTTCGTCGGCGAGTATTTCGATCGCGACAGGGTCGGCGCAGGCGGCGGCGTCGCCGCCGAAGGCGAGGAGAGCGAGGTGCTGGAATTGCCGCTCGACGCGGCACTGGCGATGATCGAATCCGGCGCCATCGCCGATGGCAAGACCATCATGCTGCTGCAATACGCCAAGCTGCAGGGATTGCTGGCCTAG
- a CDS encoding LiaI-LiaF-like domain-containing protein — translation MKSNVIAAIVLIVIGLVFLANNLGWTNLSLGRLIATWWPAILVAVGVGMLFGRGK, via the coding sequence ATGAAATCCAATGTGATCGCCGCCATCGTGCTGATCGTGATCGGCCTGGTGTTCCTGGCCAACAACCTGGGCTGGACCAATCTCAGCCTGGGCCGGCTGATCGCCACCTGGTGGCCGGCGATCCTGGTCGCGGTCGGCGTGGGCATGCTGTTCGGGCGCGGCAAGTAG
- the rimO gene encoding 30S ribosomal protein S12 methylthiotransferase RimO: protein MSLANPKVGFVSLGCPKALVDSERILTQLRVEGYAIVPSYDAADVVVVNTCGFIDSAVAESMEAIGEAMAENGKVIVTGCLGKRSEQIRAAYPDVLAVSGPQDYQSVMEAVHAALPPRHDPFVDLLPRGRHGVRDEDGVGVKLTPRHYAYLKISEGCNHRCSFCIIPSMRGDLDSRPVDEVLREAERLVKGGVRELLVVSQDTSAYGVDLKYAEREWRGRSYQTRMKALCEGLSELGVWTRLHYVYPYPHVDDVIPLMAEGKLLPYLDIPFQHASPRILRLMKRPGAVERTLERVQRWRALCPDITLRSTFIVGFPGETEAEFEQLLEFLDAAQLDRVGAFAYSPVEGASANALPDPVPEEVKQERLARFMAKQAGISAARLEAKIGSVQQCLVDLLEDGIAVARSKADAPEIDGLVHIQNGAERGLRQGDLVDVEITDSDEHDLFGEALPADAAQPRQALNLQVL from the coding sequence ATGTCTCTCGCGAACCCCAAAGTCGGCTTCGTCAGCCTCGGCTGTCCCAAGGCCCTGGTCGACTCCGAACGCATCCTCACCCAGCTGCGCGTGGAGGGGTACGCGATCGTGCCCAGCTACGATGCGGCCGACGTGGTGGTGGTCAACACCTGCGGCTTCATCGACTCGGCGGTGGCCGAATCGATGGAGGCGATCGGCGAGGCCATGGCCGAGAACGGCAAGGTCATCGTCACCGGCTGCCTGGGCAAGCGCTCGGAGCAGATCCGCGCGGCCTACCCGGACGTGCTGGCGGTGTCCGGTCCGCAGGACTATCAGAGCGTGATGGAGGCGGTGCATGCGGCGTTGCCGCCGCGCCACGACCCGTTCGTGGACCTGCTGCCGCGCGGCCGCCATGGCGTGCGCGACGAGGACGGCGTCGGGGTCAAGCTGACCCCGCGCCACTACGCCTACCTGAAGATCTCCGAGGGCTGCAATCACCGCTGCAGCTTCTGCATCATTCCTTCGATGCGCGGCGACCTGGATTCGCGTCCGGTCGACGAGGTGCTGCGCGAGGCCGAGCGCCTGGTCAAGGGCGGGGTGCGCGAGCTGCTGGTGGTGTCGCAGGATACCTCGGCCTACGGCGTCGACCTGAAATACGCCGAGCGCGAGTGGCGCGGCCGCAGCTACCAGACACGGATGAAGGCGCTGTGCGAGGGGCTGTCGGAACTGGGCGTGTGGACGCGGCTGCACTACGTGTATCCGTATCCGCACGTGGACGACGTGATCCCGCTGATGGCCGAGGGCAAGCTGCTGCCGTACCTGGACATCCCGTTCCAGCACGCCAGCCCGCGCATCCTGCGGTTGATGAAGCGGCCGGGCGCGGTCGAGCGGACCCTGGAACGGGTGCAGCGCTGGCGCGCGCTGTGTCCGGACATCACCCTGCGCTCGACCTTCATCGTCGGCTTCCCCGGCGAGACCGAGGCCGAATTCGAGCAATTGCTGGAGTTCCTCGACGCCGCCCAGCTCGATCGGGTCGGCGCGTTCGCCTATTCGCCGGTGGAGGGCGCCAGCGCCAATGCGCTGCCCGACCCGGTACCGGAAGAGGTCAAGCAGGAGCGCTTGGCGCGCTTCATGGCCAAGCAGGCCGGCATCTCCGCCGCGCGTCTGGAAGCCAAGATCGGCAGCGTGCAGCAATGCCTGGTCGATCTGCTCGAGGATGGCATCGCGGTGGCGCGTTCGAAGGCCGACGCGCCGGAAATCGACGGCCTGGTGCACATCCAGAACGGCGCCGAGCGCGGCCTGCGGCAGGGCGACCTGGTCGATGTGGAAATCACCGACAGCGACGAACACGACCTGTTCGGCGAGGCGTTGCCGGCGGACGCGGCACAGCCGCGGCAAGCGTTGAACCTGCAGGTGCTGTGA
- a CDS encoding rhomboid family intramembrane serine protease: MLILPLHKPLSRENFPLVTLLLVLLNAAVYFGWQRQDTVPLQQAQRYYLDSGLGGYEAPAYARYLQRSGRAEALARFERVPAAQQAEFVATASLNDVRFVQALRGGEAFDDPAAQQTWAPLRARYDALLERVFTLRHLQRSSEWSPARMLSSAFLHADALHLFGNMLFLVVLGTLLEGAIGRWRFLLVYLLGAFGSSAVSLWWRWGEAGGGLGASGAIAALMGAFCVVWGRRPVRFFYWFAVVFDYVRGPAIALLPLWLGWELYNLLANGDAGIGFDAHAGGLVTGALLGAALVAMRQTREGFMRDEAAVIADDRWERAQRHLGRLENREAAFLLDELAAEQPRRFDVAQARYRVARNAGDVRVAQVRAIELLRLPAITAQEAQVQATVLGDCTAAAIAVDAATRALLFDRWLALGRLRDAEALLAQDAAVPRTEQAQHWFRLALGHGEQAPSEWRRLLLAVIERYPDLPQADKARFLLANA, from the coding sequence ATGCTGATCCTGCCGTTGCACAAGCCGCTGTCGCGGGAGAATTTCCCGCTGGTCACGCTGCTGCTGGTGCTGCTCAATGCGGCGGTCTATTTCGGCTGGCAGCGCCAGGACACGGTGCCGCTGCAGCAGGCGCAACGCTATTACCTCGATTCCGGGCTGGGTGGCTACGAGGCGCCGGCGTATGCGCGTTACCTGCAGCGCAGCGGGCGCGCGGAGGCGCTGGCCCGGTTCGAGCGCGTGCCGGCGGCGCAGCAGGCGGAGTTCGTCGCTACCGCCAGCCTCAACGATGTGCGCTTCGTCCAGGCGTTGCGCGGCGGCGAGGCGTTCGACGACCCCGCCGCACAGCAGACGTGGGCGCCGCTGCGCGCGCGCTACGACGCGCTGCTGGAGCGCGTGTTCACCCTGCGCCATCTGCAGCGCAGTTCCGAATGGTCGCCGGCGCGGATGCTGTCTTCGGCGTTCCTGCATGCCGACGCCTTGCATCTGTTCGGCAACATGCTGTTCCTGGTCGTGCTAGGCACCTTGCTGGAAGGGGCGATCGGGCGCTGGCGATTTTTGCTGGTCTACCTGCTGGGCGCGTTCGGGTCGAGCGCGGTCAGCCTGTGGTGGCGCTGGGGCGAGGCCGGCGGCGGGCTGGGCGCGTCCGGCGCCATCGCCGCGCTGATGGGCGCGTTCTGCGTGGTGTGGGGGCGGCGGCCGGTGCGCTTCTTCTACTGGTTCGCGGTGGTGTTCGACTACGTGCGCGGTCCGGCGATCGCGTTGCTGCCGCTGTGGCTGGGGTGGGAGCTGTACAACCTGCTGGCCAACGGCGATGCCGGGATCGGTTTCGATGCGCATGCCGGCGGCCTGGTCACCGGCGCGCTGCTCGGCGCGGCGCTGGTGGCGATGCGGCAGACGCGCGAGGGCTTCATGCGCGACGAGGCGGCGGTGATTGCGGACGATCGCTGGGAGCGCGCGCAGCGGCATCTGGGGCGGCTGGAGAACCGCGAGGCCGCGTTCCTGCTCGACGAGCTCGCCGCCGAGCAGCCGCGCCGCTTCGACGTGGCGCAGGCGCGCTACCGGGTCGCGCGCAATGCCGGCGACGTGCGTGTCGCGCAGGTGCGCGCGATCGAACTGCTGCGCCTGCCGGCGATCACGGCGCAGGAAGCGCAGGTGCAGGCGACGGTGCTCGGCGACTGCACTGCTGCTGCCATCGCCGTGGATGCGGCGACGCGCGCGCTGCTGTTCGATCGCTGGCTGGCGCTGGGCCGCCTGCGCGATGCCGAAGCGCTGCTGGCGCAGGATGCGGCGGTGCCGCGCACCGAACAGGCGCAGCACTGGTTCCGGCTCGCGCTGGGCCACGGCGAGCAGGCGCCCTCGGAGTGGCGCCGCCTGTTGCTCGCGGTGATCGAGCGCTACCCGGACCTGCCGCAGGCGGACAAGGCGCGGTTCCTGCTCGCCAACGCGTGA
- a CDS encoding RDD family protein, whose translation MNDPNPYQAPEAPLPPAPLAPDGADVLAGRGERFGAALIDGVISLATFLPLAALTGYFGRVMDAARGGEQMPWLTLAGYAVMSFVVFVAVQGYPLAKTGQTWGKKLLSIRIVDLHGEQPPLWRLIALRYLPTQLAALVPIVGNFYALVDALFIFRKDKRCLHDLIAGTQVVNARR comes from the coding sequence ATGAACGATCCCAATCCCTACCAGGCGCCCGAAGCGCCGCTGCCGCCGGCACCGTTGGCGCCGGACGGCGCCGACGTGCTGGCCGGCCGCGGCGAGCGCTTCGGCGCGGCGCTGATCGACGGCGTGATCTCGCTGGCGACCTTCCTGCCGCTGGCCGCGCTCACCGGCTATTTTGGCAGGGTCATGGACGCGGCGCGCGGTGGCGAGCAGATGCCGTGGCTGACCCTGGCCGGATACGCGGTGATGTCGTTCGTGGTGTTCGTGGCGGTGCAGGGCTATCCGCTGGCCAAGACCGGGCAGACCTGGGGCAAGAAGCTGCTGTCGATCCGCATCGTCGATCTGCATGGCGAGCAGCCGCCGCTGTGGCGGCTGATCGCGCTGCGCTACCTGCCCACCCAACTGGCGGCCTTGGTGCCGATCGTCGGCAACTTCTACGCGCTGGTGGATGCGCTGTTCATCTTCCGCAAGGACAAGCGCTGCCTGCACGACCTGATCGCAGGCACCCAGGTGGTCAACGCCCGCCGTTGA
- a CDS encoding HIT domain-containing protein: MPEFVLDPRLDADSAFVADGPLSQVRLMDDARFPWLLLVPRVADASEWIDLDGGQQRLLLAEINQLSQLLRGEPGVHKLNIGALGNIVRQLHVHLIGRHEGDAAWPGPVWGSGAAQRLDADVLQTRVAAWRQRLR, encoded by the coding sequence ATGCCGGAGTTCGTTCTCGATCCGCGCCTGGACGCCGACAGCGCGTTCGTCGCCGACGGCCCGCTGTCGCAGGTGCGGCTGATGGACGATGCGCGCTTCCCGTGGCTGCTGCTGGTGCCGCGCGTGGCCGATGCCAGCGAATGGATCGACCTGGACGGCGGTCAGCAGCGCCTGCTGCTGGCCGAGATCAACCAGCTTTCGCAGCTGCTGCGCGGCGAGCCAGGCGTGCACAAACTCAACATCGGCGCGCTGGGCAATATCGTGCGCCAATTGCACGTGCACCTGATCGGGCGCCACGAAGGCGACGCGGCCTGGCCCGGGCCGGTGTGGGGCAGCGGCGCGGCGCAGCGGCTGGATGCCGATGTCCTGCAGACCCGTGTTGCGGCGTGGCGGCAACGGCTACGATAG
- the apbC gene encoding iron-sulfur cluster carrier protein ApbC, with amino-acid sequence MTDRPRIPAHAVQPNLTPLPRIRNVIAIGSGKGGVGKSTTAVNLALALQRQGARVGVLDADVYGPSVPAMLGLSGRPDSPDNKSIEPMRAFGIEAMSIGLLVDQDTPMIWRGPMATSALTQLFTDTLWDDLDYLLIDLPPGTGDIQLTLAQKIPVAGAVIVTTPQDIATLDAKKALKMFEKVEVPVLGIVENMAVHTCTQCGHVEHLFGEGGGQRMAQQYGVPLLGSLPLAIAIREQGDAGTPVVAAAPDSAAALAYLATAQRLTEELRKRPRASIPIAASLL; translated from the coding sequence ATGACCGATCGCCCCCGCATTCCCGCACACGCCGTCCAGCCCAACCTCACGCCGCTGCCGCGGATCCGCAATGTCATCGCCATCGGCTCCGGCAAGGGCGGGGTGGGCAAGTCCACCACCGCGGTGAATCTGGCGCTGGCGCTGCAGCGCCAGGGCGCGCGGGTTGGGGTGCTGGATGCCGACGTCTATGGTCCCAGCGTGCCGGCCATGCTCGGCCTGAGCGGCCGCCCGGACAGCCCCGACAACAAGTCGATCGAGCCGATGCGCGCGTTCGGTATCGAGGCGATGTCGATCGGGCTGCTGGTGGACCAGGACACGCCGATGATCTGGCGCGGGCCGATGGCGACCTCGGCGCTGACCCAACTGTTCACCGATACGCTGTGGGACGATCTGGACTACCTGCTGATCGACCTGCCGCCGGGCACCGGCGACATCCAGCTGACCCTGGCGCAGAAGATCCCGGTCGCCGGCGCGGTGATCGTGACCACGCCGCAGGACATCGCCACGCTGGATGCGAAGAAGGCGTTGAAGATGTTCGAGAAGGTCGAGGTGCCGGTGCTTGGCATCGTCGAGAACATGGCAGTGCACACCTGCACGCAGTGCGGGCACGTCGAGCACCTGTTCGGCGAAGGCGGCGGCCAGCGCATGGCGCAGCAATACGGCGTGCCGCTGCTGGGTTCGCTGCCGCTGGCGATTGCGATCCGCGAGCAGGGCGACGCCGGCACTCCGGTCGTCGCCGCGGCCCCGGACTCAGCCGCCGCGCTGGCCTATCTGGCGACCGCGCAGCGCCTGACCGAGGAGCTGCGCAAGCGGCCGCGCGCGTCGATCCCGATCGCCGCCTCGCTGCTCTGA
- the dcd gene encoding dCTP deaminase gives MSIKSDRWIRRMSEQHGMIAPYEPGQVKQLNGERIVSYGTSSYGYDVRCSREFKVFTNINSTIVDPKRFDPKSFVDIEADECIIPPNSFALARTVEFFRIPRDTLVVCLGKSTYARCGIIVNVTPLEPEWEGHVTLEFSNTTPLPARIYANEGVAQMLFFQSDADDVCETSYKDRGGKYQGQTGVTLPKT, from the coding sequence ATGAGCATCAAGAGCGACCGCTGGATCCGCCGCATGTCCGAGCAGCACGGCATGATCGCGCCCTACGAGCCGGGCCAGGTGAAGCAGCTCAACGGCGAGCGCATCGTCAGCTATGGCACCTCCAGCTACGGCTACGACGTGCGCTGCTCGCGCGAGTTCAAGGTGTTCACCAACATCAATTCGACCATCGTCGATCCCAAGCGCTTCGATCCGAAGAGCTTCGTGGACATCGAGGCCGACGAATGCATCATCCCGCCCAACAGCTTCGCCCTGGCGCGCACCGTGGAGTTCTTCCGCATTCCGCGCGACACGCTGGTGGTGTGCCTGGGCAAGAGCACCTATGCGCGCTGCGGCATCATCGTCAATGTCACGCCGCTGGAGCCGGAGTGGGAAGGGCACGTCACCCTGGAATTCAGCAACACCACGCCGCTGCCGGCGCGCATCTACGCCAATGAAGGCGTGGCGCAGATGCTGTTCTTCCAGTCCGATGCCGACGACGTCTGCGAGACCAGCTACAAGGATCGCGGCGGCAAGTACCAGGGCCAGACCGGCGTGACCCTGCCCAAGACCTGA